From a single Apium graveolens cultivar Ventura chromosome 2, ASM990537v1, whole genome shotgun sequence genomic region:
- the LOC141707970 gene encoding thioredoxin domain-containing protein PLP3B-like isoform X1: MDPDSVKSTLQNLAFGNVLAAAARDYKKEVLAQEKAHASSTSNQEEVDLDELMDDPELEKLHADRIAALKKEAEKRQSLKKQGHGEYRDITEADFLGEVTGCDKLICHFYHREFYRCKIMDKHLKTLAARHLETKCIRLDAENAPFFVGKLGIKTLPCVILFRQGIAGDRLVGFQDLGAKDDFSTRTLEALLMKKGIINEKKEDESNVYDESRRRTVRSSAYPDSDSD, from the exons ATGGATCCGGATTCAGTTAAATCAACTCTTCAAAATTTAGCTTTTGGTAATGTTTTGGCTGCTGCTGCTCGCGACTACAAAAAG GAAGTGTTAGCACAAGAGAAAGCTCATGCCTCATCCACTTCTAATCAGGAGGAGGTTGATCTCGATGAGTTAATGGAT GACCCAGAGCTTGAAAAATTGCACGCTGATAGAATTGCAGCTCTCAAG AAAGAAGCTGAGAAACGACAATCCTTGAAGAAGCAAGGTCATGGAGAGTACAGGGACATAACTGAAGCTGATTTTTTAGGAGAAGTCACTGGCTGTGATAAACTCATCTGTCACTTCTACCATCGGGAATTCTACCGCTGCAA GATAATGGATAAGCACTTAAAGACTCTTGCAGCAAGGCATTTAGAAACCAAGTGTATCAGACTAGATGCAGAG AATGCCCCTTTCTTTGTTGGAAAATTAGGAATCAAAACTTTGCCGTGCGTCATACTGTTCAG ACAAGGCATTGCAGGTGATAGGCTGGTTGGGTTTCAAGACTTGGGAGCAAAAGATGATTTTTCAACTAGGACTCTTGAGGCTCTACTAATGAAGAAAG GTATAATCAATGAGAAGAAAGAAGATGAAAGCAATGTTTATGATGAAAGCAGACGTAGGACAGTGAGATCATCTGCATATCCTGATTCTGATTCTGACTGA
- the LOC141707969 gene encoding phosphatidylinositol/phosphatidylcholine transfer protein SFH9-like, giving the protein MIREFQKMIDQIDGPLKITFETMHQGYPKENLCRFLKARDENISKAHKMLLDCLDWRIKNEIDDILAKPIVPEDLYRAVRDSQLLGMSGYSKEGLPIIAVGVGLSTYDKASIHYYIQSHIQMNEYRDRVILPAATKKYGRHINTCVKILDMTGLKLSALNQIKILTAISTIDDLNYPEKTDTYYIVNAPYIFSACWKVVKPLLQERTRKKIQVLQGCGRDELLKIMDYASLPNFCRREGSGSSRHLRTEKDDSCFSLDNSFHQQLYDFVKKQAELKERVAPVKQGSFHVDFPEPAPNDARIAETIQSEFQKLGDQNGLSNGLGNLEINGH; this is encoded by the exons ATGATTCGAGAGTTTCAGAAGATGATAGATCAAA TCGATGGGCCACTTAAGATCACGTTTGAG ACTATGCATCAAGGATATCCAAAGGAAAATCTATGTAGATTTCTGAAAGCAAGGGATGAGAATATCTCAAAAGCACACAAAATG CTTCTTGACTGCTTGGACTGGAGGATAAAAAATGAGATTGACGATATATTGGCG AAACCAATTGTTCCTGAAGATCTGTATAGAGCTGTGAGGGATTCACAACTTTTAGGAATGTCAGGTTACTCAAAAGAG GGTCTTCCGATTATTGCTGTTGGGGTAGGGCTTAGCACCTATGACAAAGCTTCT ATTCACTACTACATCCAGTCGCACATTCAAATGAATGAATATCGAGACCGTGTGATATTG CCTGCTGCTACAAAGAAGTACGGCCGACATATTAACACATGTGTGAAAATATTGGATATGACCGGATTAAAGCTTTCAGCCCTGAACCAAATTAAG ATTTTGACGGCTATATCTACCATAGATGACCTGAACTATCCAGAGAAGACAGATACATATTACATTGTTAACGCCCCTTACATATTTTCAGCGTGCTGGAAG GTTGTGAAACCTCTTCTGCAAGAAAGAACGAGGAAGAAAATTCAGGTGCTGCAAGGTTGTGGAAGAGATGAATTGCTTAAG ATAATGGACTACGCATCTCTGCCAAATTTCTGTAGAAGAGAAGGCTCTGGATCATCTCGACACTTGCGAACTGAAAAAGATGATAGTTGTTTCTCGTTAGATAATTCCTTCCATCAACAACTGTATGATTTTGTCAAGAAACAAGCTGAGCTAAAAGAGCGTGTTGCCCCTGTAAAACAAGGATCCTTCCATGTCGATTTCCCTGAGCCAGCTCCAAATGATGCTAGAATTGCTGAAACTATTCAATCTGAGTTTCAGAAGCTTGGGGATCAAAATGGGCTCTCCAATGGACTGGGTAACCTTGAGATAAATGGTCACTAA
- the LOC141707970 gene encoding thioredoxin domain-containing protein PLP3B-like isoform X2, producing MDPDSVKSTLQNLAFGNVLAAAARDYKKEVLAQEKAHASSTSNQEEVDLDELMDDPELEKLHADRIAALKKEAEKRQSLKKQGHGEYRDITEADFLGEVTGCDKLICHFYHREFYRCKIMDKHLKTLAARHLETKCIRLDAENAPFFVGKLGIKTLPCVILFRFVAIVILEPDATVTISYVNASFSMRAISICIFSLSSIIGNITKYRLLVPMEL from the exons ATGGATCCGGATTCAGTTAAATCAACTCTTCAAAATTTAGCTTTTGGTAATGTTTTGGCTGCTGCTGCTCGCGACTACAAAAAG GAAGTGTTAGCACAAGAGAAAGCTCATGCCTCATCCACTTCTAATCAGGAGGAGGTTGATCTCGATGAGTTAATGGAT GACCCAGAGCTTGAAAAATTGCACGCTGATAGAATTGCAGCTCTCAAG AAAGAAGCTGAGAAACGACAATCCTTGAAGAAGCAAGGTCATGGAGAGTACAGGGACATAACTGAAGCTGATTTTTTAGGAGAAGTCACTGGCTGTGATAAACTCATCTGTCACTTCTACCATCGGGAATTCTACCGCTGCAA GATAATGGATAAGCACTTAAAGACTCTTGCAGCAAGGCATTTAGAAACCAAGTGTATCAGACTAGATGCAGAG AATGCCCCTTTCTTTGTTGGAAAATTAGGAATCAAAACTTTGCCGTGCGTCATACTGTTCAG ATTCGTTGCAATTGTTATTCTAGAACCTGATGCCACAGTGACCATCTCTTATGTGAATGCTAGCTTCTCAATGAGAGCCATCAGTATATGCATCTTCTCTTTATCATCCATCATAGGGAACATAACTAAATACCGGCTGCTCGTACCAATGGAACTTTAA